One Thermomonas paludicola genomic window, CCGCGATAATGGCGCTTTGCGGCCAGTCATCACGTACTGGCCAGGCACATCTCCGGGAGAACACTCATGCGCCTGCTCGACACCCTCGCCCCTCTTCGCGCCAACGGCAAGGCCCGCACCACTGGCCTGGACGATGCCACCATTCTGGATTTCGCCGCGCGCGACCCGCAGCTGGGTGAAGCCATCGCCGCCGCCGCGGTCGAATTCGAGCGCATCCGCAGCGAATTCCCGGAGCTTCTGGCGCTGGACGAAGACGCGCAGGCGCAGGCCGTGCAGGCCGGCTTCATCAACTTCTACGCCGCCGATGCCACCAACCCCTATGTGGCACTGACCGCACGCGGACCGTGGATCATCACCCTGAAGGGCGCGGTGCTGTACGACACCGGCGGCTACGGCATGCTGGGTCTGGGCCACTCGCCGCAGGCAGTGCTGGACGCAATGGCCAAGCCGCAGTCGATGGCCAACATCATGACCCCGAACGTCTCGCAGCTGCGCTTTGCCAAGGCGATGCGCAAGGAGATCGGGCAGACGCGCGGCGGCTGTCCCTACACCGCCTTCATGTGCCTGAATTCGGGTTCGGAATCGGTGTCGCTGGCCTCGCGCATCGTCGACGCCAATGCCAAGAACATGACCGACGCTGGCGCGCGTCACGCCGGCAAGGCGATCAAGCGCCTGGTGGTCAAGGGCGCATTCCACGGCCGTACCGAACGCCCGGCGCTGTACTCCGACTCCAGCCGCAAGACCTACATGCAGTATCTGGCCAGCTTCCGCGGCGAGGATTCGGTACTGACCGTTGCGCCCTACGACATGGATGCCCTGCGCCGGATCTTTGCCGATGCGGATGCCAACGGCTGGTTCATCGAGGCGATGTTCCTGGAACCGGTGATGGGCGAAGGCGACCCGGGCCGCAGCGTGCCGCCGGACTTCTACACGCTTGCCCGCGACCTGACCCGCAGCCACGGCAGCCTGCTGCTGGTGGACTCGATCCAGGCTGGCCTGCGCACCACCGGCTACCTGTCGCTGGTGGACTATCCGGGTTTCGAGAAGGTCGAAGCCCCGGACATGGAAACCTATTCCAAGGCACTGAACGCCGGCCAATACCCGCTGTCGGTGCTGGCAGTGGGCGAGCACGCCGGCGAGATTTACAAGCGCGGGCTGTACGGCAACACCATGACCGCCAACCCGCGCGCGCTGGACGTGGCCTGCACCGTCCTCGGCCAGCTCACCCCCGAGCTGCGCGCCAACATCCAGCAGCGTGGGCGCGATGCCGTTGCCCTGCTGGAGGCACTGAAGGCGGAGTTGAACGGCCCCATCACCAAGGTGCAGGGCACCGGCCTGCTGTTCTCCTGCGAGCTGACCAAGAGCTTCAAGGGCTACGGCGCCGGCTCCACCGAAGAGTGGATGCGCGAGCACGGCATCGGCGTGATCCATGGCGGCGAGAACTCGCTGCGCTTCACCCCGCACTTCGCGGTGACCAAGGCCGAGCTGGAGCTGGTGGTCGCCACCGTCAAGCGCGCGCTGCTGGAAGGCCCGCGCGTGGCCTGATCGACGGCCGCTCGATCCCCACGCCGCAATACCCAGCGGGGCGCCCATCCGGCGCCCCGTTTGTTTGTGCCCAACGGCGCACTTTCGGTTAGCCTGTCCCGATGAAAATCGTCGAAGTCGATCACCCCTTGGTGCGCCACAAGCTTGGCAAGCTGCGCGACATCAGCACGGATCCGGTGCATTTCCGCCAGTTCGCCGGCGAGATCGCCGCCCTGCTGGCATTCGAGGCCACCCGCGACCTGCCCACGGAAACCATGACCGTGCCCACCTGGGCCGGCCCGCTGCAGGTCGAGCACGTGCGCGGCGAAGACCTGACCCTGGTGCCGATCCTGCGCGCCGGCCTCGGCTTCCTGCCGGGCGTGCAGGCGCTGCTGCCGGCCGCGCCGGTCAGCGTGGTTGGGTTGCGCCGCAATGAAACCACGCACCGCCCGGAAGGCTATTACCAGCGCCTGGCGGATCGCATGGAGCAGCGCATGGCGCTGCTGATCGACCCGATGCTGGCCACCGGCGGAAGCGCCATCGCCGCGATCCAGCTGCTGAAGGACGCGGGCTGCCCGCGCATCAAATGCATTTTCCTGGTTGCCGCGCCGGAAGGGCTGCGCGCACTGGAAGCCGCACATCCGGATATCGAGGTCTATGTCGCGGCGGTTGACCAGCGGCTCGACGAAAACGCCTACATCCATCCGGGCTTGGGCGATGCCGGGGATCGCCTGTTCGGCACCCCGGTGGATTGAGCACGTCGCTGGCGGGCGTTCAGCCCGCTGCGAGCCACAGCCCGGCGAGCGCCATCAACAAAAACACGAGCCAGGTCAACGCGGTTCCCGTGAAGCGGCCAAACGAATAGCCGGCAGTCGCCGACAGACCAACGGCGTGCATCAGCCGCCCCAGCAACAGCGCCGCGCCGAACGCCCACAGCCACGGCGCAGGCAGCCCGCACAGCTCCAGCAAGCCCAGCATCAGCAGCGCAAACGGGACGTGCTCGCTGAAATTGCCGTGCACGCGCACCTTGCGCGCAAGTACGGCATCCCCGCCATCGCCCAGGCCGATCTTGTGCCCATGCCGATGCCGCGAAATGCGCATCAGCAGAACCAGCATCAACAGGACATGCAGGGATGCGAACAGCAGAGTGATTTTTGGCATCAGGCAACTCCAGGCAGCGTGGACGTATCAGGGTGCCGGTTGCCAACCAGCAGCACCGGCGTGGGCGGCAGCGCGCGGGCAGGCATCAGCTGCCGAGCACGCGCGCATGCAGCTCAGGGGATTCGTGCGTGGTTGCAAAGCGGCCCTTTTCATCACGCGTCACCTGTGCCAGCGCGCAGCCGGCATCGTGGGTGAAGAACAGATGCACGTTGCGCGCCAACTTGTCTTCCAGAAACGCGCGCTTTTCGTCGATCAACGTTTCGGCGCAGCGGTCGTAACCCATGGTGATTGGCACGTGCACCCACGGCCGGCCCGGGATCAGGTCCGCGCAGAACACCACGCCGCCATGCGCCTGGCCGTTGACCCGCTCGGGGCCAACGATTTCCGCCAGCAGCAGGCCGGGCGTATGCCCGTCGCTGTGATGAAAACGCACGCTCTGGCCCAGCGTTGGCGACCAGTCACCCTCCACCAGTTCCAACCGACCGCTGGCGTCCAGCAAACCCGGCAACTCGGGGATGAAACTGGCGCGATCGCGCGGATGCGGATGCAGCGCGCGCTGCCAGTGTTTGGCGCCGACCACGAAGGTGGCATTGGGGAACAGCAGCTGCGGTGCACGGCCTTCCGCCCATGGCGCCAGCAGGCCGCCGGCGTGGTCGAAGTGCAGGTGCGAGAGCACCACCACGTCGATGTCCTCGTGGCTGAAACCGGCTTGGCCCAGCGATTCCAGCAGCACATGGCGCTCTTCGACAACGCCGTAGCGCTCGCGCAGCGCCGGAGCGAAGAATGCGCCGATGCCGGTTTCGAACAGCACGGTCTTGCCGTTGAGCGGACTGGCCAGCAGCGCGCGACAGGCGAGGTCGATGCGGTTGTGCGCATCCACCGCCACCCAGCGCTCCCACAGGGCGCGAGGCGCGTTGCCGAACATCGCACCGCCGTCGAGCTTTTGCGAATTGCCGGGGATCGACCAGAGTTTCATCGAAATGACTTTACGCCTGCATAAGTGAATCGCCGAGCCGGCGTGCCGGCTTGGCCCGCGCATGGACTCAGTGCAAAACCAGCGTCTGCGCTTGCGCCTCTTCGGAACGAGGATCGCTGCCACCCAGCAGGCGGTTGCTGCGACGGTCCCATTCCACCGTTTCCAGGTTGCCCCAGACGTGGCTGGAGCCGCGCCCGCCTTCGGCTTGCGCCGGCGGCAAATCCAGCGCGTGGCCCATCGCCTGCAAAGCCTTGGTGGCCTCCGCCGAAATCGCCCCGGGCTCTGCCTCGATCACGTCCGGCAACCACTGGTGGTGATAGCGCGGCAACGCCGCCACCTGCTGCGCATCCAGGCCCGCGTCGTAGCCCAGGATGCCCAGCAACACCATGGTGATGATGCGGCTGCCGCCGGGCGTGCCCAGCACCGCCACCTTGTCCGGCGATTCCATGAAGGTCGGCGTCATCGAGCTGAGCATGCGCTTGCCGGGTTTTGGCGCATTGGCCGCATAGCCCATCACGCCAAACGCGTTGGGCGTGCCGGGTTTCAGCGCGAAATCGTCCATCTCGTCGTTGAGCAGCACGCCGGTGCCGGGCGGCACCAGGCCGGAGCCGAACAGCAGGTTCACCGTCTGCGTGGCGGCAACGCGATTGCCGTCGGCATCGATGATCGAAAAATGCGTGGTTTCCTCGCCTTCCAGCGGCGTCGGCTGGCCCGACAGCAGGGCGCTGGGCGTGGCCTTGTCCGGATTGATCGACGCCCGCAGGCCGGCGGCGTAGTCGGCACTGGTCAGCAGCTTCTGCGGCACCTGCACGAAATCGGGGTCACCCAGGTAGAACGTGCGGTCTCGGTAGGCCCGGCGCATGGATTCCACCACCAGGTGCACGCGCTCGGCTTCCGGCATCGCGTTGAGATCGTACGGTTCGAGGATCTGCAGCATTTGCGCAAGCGCGATGCCGCCCGACGACACCGGCGGCGCGGTCGTGATGTTCCATTCGTGATAGCGAAAGCGGATCGGCGCGCGCTCCTTGACGCGATAGCCGGCCAATTCATCCAGCGTCCATTGCCCGCCCTGCGCATTGACCCCGGCGACCAGCTTGCGTGCCACCGGGCCACGATAAAAGCCTTCAAACCCCTGGTTGGCCAAGCGCTGCAGGGTTGCGGCAAGATCCGGCTGGCGGAACAGGTCGGCCGCCTGGATGGGTTTGCCGTTCGGCGAGAACACCGCACGCGTGCCCGGGTAGCGGTCCATGACCGACCGCTTGACCTGATAGGCCTGGGCCAGCCGCGAATAAACGGGAAAGCCGTCACGGGCAATGCCAATCGCCGGCGCCAGCGACTGCCGCAGCGGCAGCCGGCCGTAGCGCTCGGCCACGTGCACCAGCATCGCCGGCAGGCCGGGAATACCAGCCGACCAAGGGCCATTCTGCGAGCGCTCGGGATCGAGGTTGCCGTGCTTGTCCAGGAATTTCCCGGGCGTGGCCGAAGCCGGCGACGTCTCGCGCCCATCCACGAACACGTCGCGCCCGCTCCTGGCATCGTGCAGCAGCCACAGGCCACCGCCGCCGAGCCCCGAGCTGATCGGCTCCACCACCGACAGCGTTGCCGACACCGCCACCGCCGCGTCGAACGCATTGCCGCCCTGCTTGATGATGTCGATGCCGGCCTGGGTGGCCAGGGCATGCGCGGAAGCGATGGCGGCGCCGGGCGGGTGCGCCGGGACTGCCTGCGCCTGCGCCACCGGGGACAGCGGCAGCAGCAGCGCCAGGAACAAGCCTGCAACGTACTTCATTGCGCCACTCCTTCAGCCTGCAAGCGGGCCAACTTCGCCAGCAGCTGCTCCTGCGTTTCGGGATGCTCCGGATCAGGATCGATGCATTCCACCGGGCATACCGCCACGCACTGCGGTTCGTCGAAATGGCCCACGCATTCCGTGCACAGGGCAGGGTCGATCACGTAGATGTCCGGCCCCATCGAAATCGCGTCGTTCGGGCAGGCAGGCTCGCAAACGTCGCAGTTGATGCAAAGTTCGTTGATTTTCAGCGCCATGGTGTCAGGCCGTCATTCCGGCGAACGCGGGCTGCCCGCGCGCGCCGGCGAATCCGCAGGGCCGCAGCCGACCGTCGGCCGCGGCCGGATTCCTCACTTCGCTTCTTCGAAGATGTAGTTGACGCCAGCAGGCTCGACCGCCGACTTCACCCGCTCGCCCAGAATCGGCGTTCCGATGAAGATCACCTTGACGCCCTTCATGGTGCCCGCCGGCACCTGCTTGAATGCGGCTTCGATCATCTCGACTTCCTTCTCGGGCTCGGGCGAGGTGAACACCAGCATGTTGCCTTCGATGATCCCGCGCCCCAGGTCGCTCTCCAGCTTCTCCAGCTGGCGGGAATACATGCCGTCAAACCCTTCGACGTCGGACTTGGGCAGGAAATAGACGAACGGGGGCGAAGTGACCCCGGCCATGTGCGGCGTCACCTTGTACTGCACGTATGGCAGCCAATCCTTCTGCGCGCTGCTGGTGGGCAACGCAACCGCGACCTGGGCTTCGACCTTGGGCGCCTCGTCTTTCTTGCATGCCGTGAAGGGCAGCGCGAGGCAGGCAATGGCGAGCAAACGAATCAATGTATTCATGATTTTTCCCTGGTGATGGCGGTGACAAAAGACAATGCTTGCAACGGGCTGGTTCATGGCGCCCCGCCTCGCCACTGCGCTTCAAGCGCCACCGCAACGGCGGCGGGCACGAAACCGGAGATGTCTCCGCCAAGTCGCGAGATTTCGCGCACCAGCGACGACGAAATGAAGCCGTATTGCTCGGCGGGCGTCAAAAACAGGGTCTCGACTTCCGGAATCAGGTGGCGGTTCATGCTGGCCATCTGGAATTCGTATTCGAAGTCGGACACCGCGCGCAGCCCGCGCAGCAGCACGCCCGCACCGATCTCGCGGACGAAATGCGCCAGCAGCGACCCGAAGCCGATCACTTCCACATTGGCGTGGTGCGCCAGCGCCTGGCGGGCCAGCGACACCCGCAACTCCAGTGGCAACGCCGGCCCCTTGCTGGGGCTGCTGGCCACGCCAACGACCAGTTTTTCAAACAACGGCGCGGCCCGATTCACCAGGTCCAGATGGCCGTTGGTGATCGGGTCGAAGGTGCCGGGATAGACCGCAATGCGTGCTGCCACGCTCATGTCGTCTGCAAACCGCCGTATTCACGAAGTCCCAAGTGTAACGCGCCGGTACAGCGCATAGCGCACGTCGCGGGTCCGGTTTTCGCGATGCAGCTCCCACTCTGCGGGCAGGGCCGGGGCGTGTCCAGCCGGGCACTCCACATACAGCCAGGACTGCGCAGCCATCACTGCCGGCAGCGCGGCGATGGCGGCATCCCACAGGCCTGCGGAAAAAGGAGGGTCAACAAAGGCGATGTCATACCCGTCGCCGACGTCCTGCCGCAGGAAGGCCAGCGCATCGCTGCGGTGCACCGTCACCTGCTCCTGCGCATGCAACCGCCGCACGGCCTCGGCGAGGCCCCGCGCAAGCGTGGGATCGGCCTCCACCAGGCTTGCGTGGCGGGCCCCGCGCGAGACGGCCTCCAGCCCCAGCACACCGGTTCCCGCGAACAGATCCAGCACCCGCGCGCCTGGCAGCACCGGCATCAGCCAGTTGAACAGGGTTTCGCGTACGCGATCCGAGGTGGGGCGCAGGCCGGGACGATCGGGCACTGGCAGGCGGGTTCCACGCCAGCGGCCGGAGATGATGCGCACCGTTCCAGGGCAGGCCGGCGCGGGGTTGGCACGACGCGTGTTCATCGGGGGGAATGGGGGGCGAGTGCTACCATGCCCGCCATTCTCCGACATTCCCCCGGCCACATGGTCAGCTGGTTCCGCCGCAAGAAACCCGACGCGCAAGAATCCACGCCGGAAGCGGCTCAGGCCCCTGCCCCAAGCGCTGCCCCGGAGCTGCCCGAACCCGCGCCGACGGCGGTCGCCATTGCCGAAACAGGCATGCCGGAACCAACCGCCGTTGTCGCTGCCCCCGCAAAAGCAGTCAGCTGGCGCGAACGCCTGCGCGACAGCGCCTTTGCACGCACCTTCGGCGGCCTGTTCTCGCGCAACCCCAAGCTCGACGACGCGCTGCTGGACGAAATCGAAACCGCCCTGCTCACCGCCGACGTTGGCGTCAGCGCCAGCACCCAGCTGGTGGAATCGCTGCGCAAGCGCATGAAGGCGCGCGAATTCGCCGATGCCAACGCGTTGCTGGAAGCGCTGCGTGCGGATTTGATCGCGCTGCTGGTCCCGGTGGCGCAGCCGCTGCACATCGACGCATCGAAGAAGCCCTTCGTCGTGCTTACCATCGGCGTCAACGGCGTCGGCAAGACCACCACCATCGGCAAGCTGGCGAGGCGCTACAAGGACGAGGGCCGCAGCCTGATGCTGGCGGCAGGCGACACCTTCCGCGCCGCTGCGGTCGCGCAGCTGCAGGCCTGGGGTGAACGCAACGGCGTACCCGTGGTGGCACAGGGACAGAATGCCGATGCCGCTTCGGTGGCATTCGACGCACTGCAGGCCGCCAGGTCGCGCGGCGTGGACGTATTGATCGCCGACACCGCGGGGCGCCTGCACACGCAGGCCGGGCTGATGGATGAGTTGGCCAAGGTCGCGCGCGTGTTGCGAAAAATCGACGCCGACGCACCGCACGAGGTGCTGATGGTGATCGACGGCACCACTGGCCAGAACGCGATCAGCCAAGTGCGCAAGTTCAGCGAAAAAATCAAGATCACCGGCCTGGTGGTCACCAAGCTGGACGGCACCGCCAAGGGCGGCGTGGTGTTCGCGCTGGCCCGCGAGTTCGGCATCCCGATCCGCTACGCCGGCATCGGCGAGCGCCCGGAGGATTTGCGGGTGTTTGATGCCGAAGCGTTCGTGGACGCATTGCTGCCAGACGCGCTGGGCACGTGACCCAGGCGCGCACGTCACGCCCCCTCCAGCGGCGGCGATGGCTGCGGCGCACGCTTGCCCTGCTCCTGCTTGCCGCCCTGGCCCTGTGGCTGCTGCAGCCGCAGCGCGCCGGGCGCATGCTGCTGCAACGCGCGGCGACCGCGCTGGGCCTCGAACTGGATGTAGCGGGGATCGATTACCGCCTGCGCGGCACGCCACAGCTGGAATTGACCGGCCTGGTCGCCAAGCGCCCCGGCGACCACGTCGCGCTGCTGCGCGCCAAGCGCGTGTTCGTCGCCTTGCCCTGGCGCACGCTGCGCGCGCTGGGCGATGACCTCAGCCTGGAGCGCATCGAACTGGATGCGCCCAGGTTGGACCTGCCGGCCCTGCAGCGCTGGCTGGCAACGCGCCCAGCCGGGAAGACCCGCCTTCCCACCCTCAGCCGCGGCTTGCGGATGCGCGATGGACGCATCGACAACGACGACTGGCGCATTGACCAGCTGGCCATCGACGTCCCGTCCTTCAACCCCGCACAGCCGCTGCACCTGCATGTCCGGGGGCGCTACGTGGCCGCCCCTCTCACCATTCCCGCCAACCTTGCAATCCGCGTGGCCAACCCGCAGGCGCTGCTGGACGCCGGCATCAGCGATGTCTCCGGCGCGGGCACGCTGGCATTGACCGCCGCCACCTGGCGCCTGCCGGCGCAGGTCACGCTGAGCGGCCCGCTGCAACTGGGCAAGGATTCAGCCGTGATGCGCCCGGCCAAACTCGGCATCGCCGGGCGCTATCTCTCGGCCACCTCCAGCGCGCCATTCCGGCTTGGCCTGTACGGGCCGATGGCCTTCAACAATGCCCTCTGGCGCTGGGTGCCGGTCACCGTCGTCGTGGCTGGCGCAGGCGCGATTCCGGACGCGCGCGCGCGCGGCAGCGTCTCGCTGGGCCGGCTGCTGCGCCTGCACCTGGATGGCGCGATCGCCCGCTGGCCCGACGCCTGGCCGGCATTGCCGGCACCGCTTGCCGGCTCGCCATCACCGTTGTCGTTCGCACTGGACTATGCAGGACAGCCGGATTTCAGCAGCAGCGCCTCACTTGCAGTGCGCCGGGATGCGACGACCTTCGACGCGCACTTCCGGCTGCCTGACGTACTGGCTTGGCTGGCGGCAGACCCTGCCAACTCACCATTGCCGCCGCTTGTGGGCACGCTGGCCACGCCGCGCCTCGAACTCTCCGGCGCAACACTGGAAGGCGTGGAGATCCAGCTTGACGACGTCCCCGGCACGCCATGACCGGCGCGCATGAGATCTCCACGCGCCTGCTGACGTGGTTCGACCAGCACGGTCGCCACGACTTGCCCTGGCAGCATCCGCGCACGCCGTATCGTGTCTGGCTGAGCGAAATCATGCTGCAGCAGACGCAGGTGTCGGTGGTGACCGGCTATTTCGACCGCTTCGTGACGGCCCTGCCCGACCTGCCAACGCTTGCGCGCGCGCCGCTGGACGAGGTGTTGGCGCTCTGGTCGGGGCTCGGCTATTACGCCCGTGCGCGCAATCTGCACGCGGCGGCGACGTTGTGCATGGCGCAGCACGGGGGCGACCTGCCACCCGACCTCGATGCGCTGATCGCGCTGCCCGGCATCGGCCGCAGCACCGCCGGCGCGATCCTGGCGCAAGCTTGGGACGAGCCCGCGCCAATCCTCGACGGTAACGTCAAGCGCGTGCTGTGCCGGGTCTTCGCCATCGAGGGTTGGCCCGGCACGCCAGCCGTGGAGAAGCGCCTGTGGGCACTCGCAGAATCGCTGCTGCCAGCTGCCCGATTTGCCGATTACACCCAGGCGCAGATGGATCTTGGCGCCACGCTCTGCACGCGCGCCAACCCGGCCTGCCCGCGCTGTCCATTGACTGGAATCTGCGCGGCACGGCGCGACGGGCGCACGACCGAACTGCCGGTATCCAGGCCCGGCAAAGCACTGCCCCAGCGCGACGCGCACATGCTGATCCTCGAAGACGAGGCCGGGCGCGTATTGCTGCAGCGTCGCCCGCCAACGGGCATATGGGCCGCGCTGTGGTCGCTGCCCGAGCACGCCGATGCGGAGGCGTCACGGCACTGGTTTGAACGCCATCTGCACGATGACTTCGAGTGCCTGCAACCACAGGCGCTTCTCCTGCACGTGTTCAGCCACTATCGCCTGCGCATCTTCCCGCATCGCCTGCGCGGCGTGCAGCCGCGCGCCGCGGTTGGCGATAATGACGACCTGCGTTGGGCGACGCGCGACGAGCTCTCCGCCATCGGCCTGCCCGCCCCCATCCGGAAACTGCTACAGGAATGACCACAATGACCCGCAAAGTGCACTGCGTGGTGGACAACATCGAGATCGACGGCCTGGATTTTCCGCCGTGGCCAGGCGCAGCCGGCAAGCGCGTCTTCAATGAGGTCGGCAAGCCGGCCTGGCAGCGCTGGCTGATCCATCAAACCATGCTGATCAACGAAAACCGGATCTCGCCGATGAACCCGGAACACCGCGCCTTCCTCGAAAAGCAAATGATGAAATTCCTGTTCGAAGGCGGCGCGGAGAAGCCACCGGGCTACGTTCCCAACGACTGAGCCTCATGCTGCGCGCGGGCACGCAGCGCGTCCTCGGCGGTGCGCAGCGCCTCCACGTCAAGCGGGCGGATTTCCTGGATGGAACAGCTGAGCTGCGAACCCGGCGCCACCACCCTGTCGAAAATGGACAGCGTCATCCCGCTCATCGAGGAAATCCCGAGAAAAGGCGAACCGTTGCTCCAGCTCAGGCAGGGGCCGGACAGCGTCAACAGCCAACGTTCCCGGGGACGCATTTCCAGCACCACGTGCTGGTCATCGATACGATCCCAACCCAGCGGATCCCGGTAAAGAACCTGCTTGACCGGCGCGCCGGCATGGGCCTGATACAGGGCCAGGCGATCGGCGTCGCTGGGACGATTGGTGGCGCAGGCTGCAACGCCCAGCGCGATCAGAACGGAAGCAAGCACCGCTTTCATGACGCATCTCCTTCTGCCGTGACGCCTGCATCTTGCGACGCCCATACCGAACCCGCGCTTAGCACGGGCCCGGTGGCGCGCGGGATTCATCGCGCAGATCGCTTGCCCAAACCGCTCGCAATCCGTATCATGCGCGGCTCGCAACAAAGCATGGCTCGGTAGCTCAGTTGGTAGAGCAGGGGATTGAAAATCCCCGTGTCGGCGGTTCGATTCCGTCCCGAGCCACCATGCGAAACAGCGCCACAACGAACGCCCTGCAACGGTTCATGACCTTTGCGGGGCTTTTCGTTTGCGGCGCCAGTGATGTTCCGCACCCAGCGCAACGCTTCGACGGCCTGCGCCACAGCAGAGGCAAACAAAAACCCCGCCGTATCCAGGGGTCGATACCCCCAGAAGTACCCCCACGCTGGCCGGGCTGCAATGGGACGCCCCGGAACGCTAGGCAACAAAAAACCCGCCTGGATGGCGGGTTTCAGGGGATTCAGGGGTCTTTGCGGGACTGCCTGAAACCGGTACATGGTGCCCAAAGGGGGACTCGAACCCCCACGACTTACGTCGCTACCACCTCAAGGTAGTGCGTCTACCAATTCCGCCATCTGGGCGATGGTGCAACCGTCGGGTTGCGCGTTTCCGATTCTAGAACGTGTTGCCTTGCCCGTCACTTGCCCTGTACGGGGGCCGGCTGCGGTGCAGGTTCGGGCTGGGCTGCAGCGGGCTGCGCGGGGGCGGTGGGAATCTGCGCCACCGGCACCTGCGCGGCCGGCTTCGCCGGGGTCTGCTGCGCCATCACGCCCAGATCGGGCTTGACCGGGCCGGTGCGCGTGGCCTGCTTGCTGGCGTACATGGCCATGCCCATGCTGATCGTGAAGAACGCCACGGCCAGCCATTTGGTGCTCTTGGTCAGGAAGTTGGACGCGCCGCGCGCACCGAACACGGTGGACGATGCGCCGCCGCCGAAGCCGGAGCCGGCTTGCGCGCCGGAGCCTTGCTGAAGCATGACGAACGCGATGATCGCCACCGCCACCAGCACATACACGATATTGACGAGTTGCAGCAGCATGATTGCGTTGTTCTCTTGTCGGTCAGGCCATCGCCTTGGCGATGGCCAGGAAATCAGCGGCGGCCAGCGCAGCGCCACCGATCAACCCGCCGTCCACGTCGGCCTGGGCAAACAGGCTGGCGGCATTGTCGGGCTTCGCGCTGCCACCGTACAGCAGGGGCAGTGAATCGGCGATTTTAGCATCCTGCGCCGCGATTTGGCTACGGATGTAGGCATGCACGGCCTGTGCCTGTTCCGGGCTGGCGGTTCGGCCAGTGCCGATCGCCCAAACCGGCTCATAGGCCACGATGGCGCTGGCGAATGCGCCGACACCGGCCAGCTCGAGTACCGGGCGCAGTTGCCCGGCGATCACCGCCTCGGTTTGGCCAGCTTCGCGCTGCTCCAGGCTTTCACCCACGCACAGGATGGGCGTCAGGCCGGCGGCCTGCGCCGCCACAAACTTCTTCGCCACCAGTTCGCTGCTCTCGGCGTGGTATTGGCGACGCTCCGAATGCCCCACCAGTACGAAACGCGCGCCCACATCGGCCAACATCGCCGCCGACACTTCACCGGTATAGGCCCCCTTGTCGTGGCAACTCACGTCCTGCGCGCCGAAGGCCAGCCCGCTATCGGCAAAGCGCTCGGTCAATTCACCCAGGTACGGGCATGGCGGCAGCAGCACCAATTCAACCCCCGCCGGGATCGCCCCGGCAATCCCGCTGACCAGTGCGTCCGCGAACGCGCGGCTTCCGTGCAGCTTCCAGTTTCCGGCAACGATCTTGCGGCGCATGTGGGGCTCCGGGAGGGCAAAGGCGGCAGTATAGTCGCGCCATGAATCGACTTGCCCCGATGCTGCGCATGCTGTCCTATCGCAAACCGACCGAAGGACGCGACTACTGGTTGTTCGACGATGTATTGCCCAATGCAGCGTCGGTTCGCGAACGCTGCCTCGGCAAGCAGGACTGGGCGCTCGGCTTCCCGCACACCGGCGAGAGCTGGCCGGGCA contains:
- the ggt gene encoding gamma-glutamyltransferase, translating into MKYVAGLFLALLLPLSPVAQAQAVPAHPPGAAIASAHALATQAGIDIIKQGGNAFDAAVAVSATLSVVEPISSGLGGGGLWLLHDARSGRDVFVDGRETSPASATPGKFLDKHGNLDPERSQNGPWSAGIPGLPAMLVHVAERYGRLPLRQSLAPAIGIARDGFPVYSRLAQAYQVKRSVMDRYPGTRAVFSPNGKPIQAADLFRQPDLAATLQRLANQGFEGFYRGPVARKLVAGVNAQGGQWTLDELAGYRVKERAPIRFRYHEWNITTAPPVSSGGIALAQMLQILEPYDLNAMPEAERVHLVVESMRRAYRDRTFYLGDPDFVQVPQKLLTSADYAAGLRASINPDKATPSALLSGQPTPLEGEETTHFSIIDADGNRVAATQTVNLLFGSGLVPPGTGVLLNDEMDDFALKPGTPNAFGVMGYAANAPKPGKRMLSSMTPTFMESPDKVAVLGTPGGSRIITMVLLGILGYDAGLDAQQVAALPRYHHQWLPDVIEAEPGAISAEATKALQAMGHALDLPPAQAEGGRGSSHVWGNLETVEWDRRSNRLLGGSDPRSEEAQAQTLVLH
- the upp gene encoding uracil phosphoribosyltransferase — encoded protein: MKIVEVDHPLVRHKLGKLRDISTDPVHFRQFAGEIAALLAFEATRDLPTETMTVPTWAGPLQVEHVRGEDLTLVPILRAGLGFLPGVQALLPAAPVSVVGLRRNETTHRPEGYYQRLADRMEQRMALLIDPMLATGGSAIAAIQLLKDAGCPRIKCIFLVAAPEGLRALEAAHPDIEVYVAAVDQRLDENAYIHPGLGDAGDRLFGTPVD
- a CDS encoding MBL fold metallo-hydrolase; its protein translation is MKLWSIPGNSQKLDGGAMFGNAPRALWERWVAVDAHNRIDLACRALLASPLNGKTVLFETGIGAFFAPALRERYGVVEERHVLLESLGQAGFSHEDIDVVVLSHLHFDHAGGLLAPWAEGRAPQLLFPNATFVVGAKHWQRALHPHPRDRASFIPELPGLLDASGRLELVEGDWSPTLGQSVRFHHSDGHTPGLLLAEIVGPERVNGQAHGGVVFCADLIPGRPWVHVPITMGYDRCAETLIDEKRAFLEDKLARNVHLFFTHDAGCALAQVTRDEKGRFATTHESPELHARVLGS
- a CDS encoding MAPEG family protein; amino-acid sequence: MPKITLLFASLHVLLMLVLLMRISRHRHGHKIGLGDGGDAVLARKVRVHGNFSEHVPFALLMLGLLELCGLPAPWLWAFGAALLLGRLMHAVGLSATAGYSFGRFTGTALTWLVFLLMALAGLWLAAG
- a CDS encoding aminotransferase class III-fold pyridoxal phosphate-dependent enzyme produces the protein MRLLDTLAPLRANGKARTTGLDDATILDFAARDPQLGEAIAAAAVEFERIRSEFPELLALDEDAQAQAVQAGFINFYAADATNPYVALTARGPWIITLKGAVLYDTGGYGMLGLGHSPQAVLDAMAKPQSMANIMTPNVSQLRFAKAMRKEIGQTRGGCPYTAFMCLNSGSESVSLASRIVDANAKNMTDAGARHAGKAIKRLVVKGAFHGRTERPALYSDSSRKTYMQYLASFRGEDSVLTVAPYDMDALRRIFADADANGWFIEAMFLEPVMGEGDPGRSVPPDFYTLARDLTRSHGSLLLVDSIQAGLRTTGYLSLVDYPGFEKVEAPDMETYSKALNAGQYPLSVLAVGEHAGEIYKRGLYGNTMTANPRALDVACTVLGQLTPELRANIQQRGRDAVALLEALKAELNGPITKVQGTGLLFSCELTKSFKGYGAGSTEEWMREHGIGVIHGGENSLRFTPHFAVTKAELELVVATVKRALLEGPRVA
- the coaD gene encoding pantetheine-phosphate adenylyltransferase — protein: MSVAARIAVYPGTFDPITNGHLDLVNRAAPLFEKLVVGVASSPSKGPALPLELRVSLARQALAHHANVEVIGFGSLLAHFVREIGAGVLLRGLRAVSDFEYEFQMASMNRHLIPEVETLFLTPAEQYGFISSSLVREISRLGGDISGFVPAAVAVALEAQWRGGAP
- a CDS encoding YfhL family 4Fe-4S dicluster ferredoxin — encoded protein: MALKINELCINCDVCEPACPNDAISMGPDIYVIDPALCTECVGHFDEPQCVAVCPVECIDPDPEHPETQEQLLAKLARLQAEGVAQ